The genomic segment GCGGTGCCCAGGTCTCGCTCCAGCCGGGTGCCAGGGCCACAGGCGCAGGGCGGCCCCAGCCAAGGTCGGGACCGACCACCTCGGTGTAGCCCACAACTTCACCGCCATCAGGGTCTCCGGTGCGGACAATGTGCAGGGAAGGCGCCGTGTTCCAGGTTCCCGCCGGCGTGGCAAGGAACACCACCGGGGCTTCGAGCCCCTTGACCTTGTGCAGGTTCATGACTCTTACAAAAGACGCCGGTTCGGGGCGCGCGGCGATACCGTCGTGCTCCTCCTCCCCGGTGACGAGGCGATGGAGGGTCTCGATGACGTGGTCCAGAGTGGACCTCTGGGCCCAGGCTCCGCGGAGGATCTCCATGGCCTTGTAAAGGCTCCCGGCCCTGAGGTCGCCGTCATCAAAGGCGGCCGCCATGCCCGTGAGCCCCAGGTCCTCCGTGATGCGTTCCAGCGCCGGGACCGGAGCTAAAGAGGACAGCCAGAAGGCGTAGCGGCGCAGGCGCTCGCACACATCGGTGAGCAGGTCGATCTGTCTTCGGCTCAAGTCCCTTGGCACCGGGCGGTCCCAGCGAAACTCTCCCCCGGCAAGGCGGTAGTCTAAAAGGTCGGCGTCGGCCACCCCGAAAAGGTTGCTCCTTAAGACCGCGACCATGGCCACCGGATCGTGGGGCCTCGCGGCCGCGCGCACCACCAGGTACAGTTCGTTAAGCTGGACTACTGCTCCCAATGCCGAACCCCCCGTGATCTGGTGGGGTATGCTGAACCGGTCGAGGGCGCTGGAAAACGGGGAGAGGTGCTCCCTTTTCATGGTCACCACCATGAAATCCCCGAAGGCGCACGGCCGCGGGTGGCCGTCCTTGCCCGTAACGGTGGCGCCCGTATCCACGAGGTCCCTGATGGTCCTGGCGATCCTTTGGGTCTCGTATTCCATGATGAGCTGTTTGTTGGTACAGGTCGCCGGTATGGGCAAGGTCCGGATGCCGTGCAGGTCGGGGGCTACCGCAAAATCCCTTCCGGATCGAAGTTCAACGTAGCGCGGAGCTTCATCGGTCTCAGTAATGGGGAAGCGTAGGGCGAACACCCGGTTGACCCAATCGAGAAGCTCCGGCCGGGAACGGAAGTTGGCCGACAGCTCGAGCTTCTCGCCTTTGCCGCCACCGGTAATGATGCGCCTTACCTCGTTGTAGATCATGATATCGGCGCGACGGAAGCGGTAGATGGACTGCTTGGGGTCGCCCACCACGAAAAGGGAGCCCGGCCCGGGGGTGCACCGTTTCCAGTCTTTCTCTTGAAGGTCGGTGGATGTGAGCAGCAGCATGACCTCGGCCTGCACCGGGTCTGTGTCCTGGAACTCATCAACGAGCAGGCGCTGGTACCTGCTCTGGAAAAACCGGCGGACTTCCGGGTTGTCCCTGAGGAGCATCGCGGCGCGAAGCAAAAGGTCCTCGTAGTTTAGAGCCCCTTCCAGGTGCCGCATGCGCCGGTAGCTTACGATGGCCGGCAGCACGGTATGAACAGCCACGGCGTAGCGGTACTCCATGAACCTTTTCACCGCGGGCAGGGCCCAGCTGGCACTAAACTCCACCCAGCGCGCGGCCTCGGCTAGCGCCTGCTCCTTGCCTTCCGGGTAGAACTTGTGACGGGGAGTGACCTTGCGGTCAAAGACTTTAAAAACATGAAACATGGTCAGGGGGGCTGCCAGATCGCCTGCGTTGCGCACCATGCGGCGAAGGCGGCCCATGGCGGGGATGAGGGTGTCGGAGCCGTGATCTTCCGGCAGATGTTCAAAGAGAGTGTCGATGTGCCTGAGGTAATCTGTCAGCGCGGCAAAGGCGCGGGTCAGGTCCGGCGGCTCCGGATCGGGCGCGGGCCACCTCTTAACATCCGGATGGCCGGAAACGGTTTCGAAAAACCCGAAAAGCTCTCCGGGGGCAAGGCCGGATTTAAGAATGTGCTCCTGGTCGGCGGCGGTAAGGGACCCGGACATGTGTTCGTCAAAGGCCAGGCGGCGCAGCCGCGCGTCCTGGACCTCGTCCATCTCGGCAAACTCGGGATCGATGCCGGCTTCCACCGGCCGTTCACGAAGGAGCCGCGCGCAGAAGGAGTGGATGGTGCCCACAAAGCACCTGCCTGATTCTTCGATACCTGCCGCAAGCAGGCCGGCCCGCTGCATGTCCCCGGCTTCGGTGGCCTCGGCAAGGGCGGATTCCAGCTGAAGCACAAAGCGGCTCTTGAGCTCCGAGGCGGCCTTGCGCGTAAAGGTGACCGCGGCGATGTTGGCCGCCTTTGCCTTCCCGGAGCCGATGAGGGCGGCCATGCGCCTGACCATGCTCGTGGTCTTGCCGGTGCCCGCCGCGGCTTCCACAAGGAAGTTCGTGTCGAGGCTCTCCTCGATATTGGCGCGCTGCATGGCGTCCGGCAGCCGGCGGGCGTTATCCTTAGATGTACCCACGAAGTTTCCTCAGGGGATCGAGCCTTTCGTCGTCCCCATCCAGTTTACGGGCGATACCTTTTGCCTGAAAAACGGTATCGCCGCAGATGAGAGTGTAGTCGCACCATCGGCAGTCGTTGGAATGGTCCGTTGGTGTAAAACACCCCGACCCGGCCAGGTCGCACAGGCTGTGCAGCACATCCATCCTGTCTGTCAGCTCGTCGCGGGCCAGGAGGACAGCTTCACCCTGGGCAGCGGATGTGGGGAACAGGAAGCGGAACGCCGCCACCTGCGGGGCCAGGGCCAGGGTCTCCTTGAGGCGGGCTTCGACCATGAGGATGTAAAGGAGGTGCTGGACCAGCCGGCCCTCATGAAAACGGTCCTTGTCCGTGTACCACCCGCTGCCTCCCGACTTGTAGTCGGTGATGACGAACCTGCCGTCGCTCCGGCGCCGGTCGATGCGGTCGATGCGGCCCCGGACCCTGATGCGCCTGTGGGCATCCAGGGCCACCGCAACCGGCTCGGGGTGGTCGAGTTCGGTGGGCAGGTCCGTGGAGGGGAGCCCGATGGACGCCTCGGCGTAAAGGGGTTCATGCTCCGCGGTGAAGAGATCTTCCTCCCTTAAGAAAATACGGGCCGATTCGGCCATTTGCGCCCGCTCGTGATCCCGGACGTGGTTCGATGGGGGCGGTGCGGTCTTCTCATGCTCGCTTAAAAGGCCGTCCAGTATTTCCTCGAGCTCGCCGTGGTCACGCTCAAAGTCAGGCGTCAACCTGTTCTTTATGAGACGGGCGATGTAGATGTGGAAAAGGTCGTGGAGAACGCTTCCCCGATCGGACGGGGTGAGCCACTGCCCCGGCTGGGGAGGTTCCTCGTCCACCTTCTCGATGTCCAGGATGTAGCGAAAAAAGTAGCGAAGGGGACACGATCCCAGGGCCTGCAGGCGGTTGGCGGAGGCGGGCGGGCCGCTTGATGAGAGGATATCAAGTTCGGGGGGCAGAGAGCCCACGAGGCCGTCCCACGGGGTGAGTGCCCCACTGCGCCTGCCGCTGGCTGCCGCCAGGCCCCCCACCATATGGGGAAAACGGCCGGTAAAAGCGCCCATGGCGTCAGGAATGCTTTCGGGTGCGGTGAACCTTTCGGTCCACCACTCGGCTGCATCCAGGGTGACGGGGTTTGCAGGATCGATAAAGCCGGCCGGGGGCGACAGGTGCGCCAGGAGGTCCTCCTGGTCGGCCAGGGGATCTTTCAGTATCCGGAACGCCTTGACCAGGGGCGCGGCGGGCCAGGTCTCGCGGTCGTCCAGCAGATCCCTGAGGCTGCAGGTCAGGGTCAATATGCCCGTGACCCGGGCGGCCAGCTGAGCCAGGAGCCCTTCCCGGCGGCTGAGGTCCTCGCCGGAAAGACGCAAAAGTTCCGACAGACCCTCCCTCTCCCTGTCGAGCAGCACCGGCTCCTGCCGGTCCGAACCGGGGAAACGGCTGTCGTCGAGGCCCACAACGATAATGTGGGGGCGCCCGGAGTGGCCGCCATCGGATAGGGGCGCCGCGTGGATCCGCCCGGGCCGCGGTCCGCTTCCGGCTACGCGCACCTGGGCAATGAGGGATGTGATCCACCCGAAAGGTACACCGCCGGGTGTGTGGCCAAGCTCCTCGATGAGGCGGCGGGCGTCGCCAACGTCCTGGACCAGGGCGGTCTTCGCATATTCATCGAGCTCCCCGGCTGTCCTGACCGCTTTGCCAAGAAAAGCAAGGGCGGCGTCGAGGACGGCCGGCAGCGCATCTTCCGGGCCCGGTGTGCACCCTTGAAGGATCTCGATAAGCTTGGCCAGGGCCGGCAGGACCGAGCCGTCCTTCAGGCGCCCGGATCGCTCTTCACCGTTCTCGTCGTAGCGGGCCCCGATATCCGGCAGACGATCTCTAAAGCGCTCTTCCCTTAAGACAATAGCATTTTTCAGCGCTTCCAGGGTCCCCCCGGTTTCCGGTCCTGCCGTCAGCCCGGTGAGGAGGTCGGCAGCTTTCGCCCGGACGTCCTGGGTGCTGACGCCGTCTAAAGAGAGGAGCCCCTCCCGGATCATCCCGGCGAGCCCATGGACCGGGTATCCTTCCATGGCCCAGAGAGCCCAGGCGCCAAAGGCCCGGCCGGGCCGGGAATAGCACACCGGGATGCCCTCGGAGAAGGTTGCCGGAAGGCTGTCGAGGTCCCCTGTCTCGATGCCGAAATGCCGCGAGAGGACCTCGAAGAGGAGGGGAAGGTAAGTGGTGCGATCGGTGTACAGGACCTCCACGGTATCAAGGCGCAGTCCCTTGCTCAGGCAGCGGCGCAGGGCGAGGCGAATTTCGTTGACCTCCCCCGCACAACCCAGTATCTCCAGGGTCCCGTCCCCTGTGGAAGGAGGAGCTTCGCCCGGCAGGTCCATCCAGGCCAGGCGATCAAGATCGGTGAGCGCTGTGTTCTTCGAAGGTTTTTCAGGCTTGAGGCCTTTGATCGTTACGGCAGGAAGGAGGTCCAGGAGTTTGCCCTCCGGTTTGCCCGGCTCCAGGTTGTCCGGTACGAGCAGCAGCCTTTCTTCGGGCCAGGACATCTTCCCGGACTGCAGGTGCTTTGTGACCTCGGTGAGCAGTCCCCCGTGGTCCACGAACCCGCCGGCAGTAAGCCCTGCTTCGTAACCTCCCAGCAGGTCCGCCAGCTCCTCCATCTTGGGAGATGACCGTGTATCCGTGTCCAGAAGGTCCTTGCCCGAGATCCCCGCCGCCCTTAAATCACCAACAGAGCTTGCCAGGATCCTGATGAGGGACGGGTAGGGTTCGATGGTGGTGAAGTAGCGCGGACCCCGTTCACGCAGATCCAGGAGGACGCGTGACACCAGGATCTCGCAGCCGCGCCCGGACAGGAGCTTGCCTGCCTCCGCACCGGAAAGCTCCAGCACGAGGCTTCGAAAGGGCAAAACACGCAGGTTCACCGCCGGCTGCCCGGAGCGGGCGACCTGGTCGATCCACTGGTTGCCAACCCGGAGGTTGGGCGCCAGGAGCCACTTTTCGGCGAGCAGATGCTCCCGGCAGACGGCGGCGAGGTTGGTAATAAAGATATTTGGAGTGAATTCAGCCATCGATTTCAAATCTCACCCTTTGACAAACATGAAAGCTTTAACGCAGAGGACCGTCCGCCGTCGCCAAGGCTATGGCGGGACGAACAGGAACGCCGACTCTCAGGCGTTATCGTCCTTCGACGCACTTGCGTTTGCTCAGGACCATGAGCCTGTCGAATGGCAAAGGGCCGCGGTTAATCAATGATAGAAAGATTCCAGATTTAACTGCGTAACCCTGCGATCGTGCCTCAACCGGCACGCCTGCGTTACTCTGCGTTAAGGCTTTTGCCGCTTTCATAATAACCGGGATTGCCGCGTCGCCCTAAGAAAACCTGATGCTTATCGCAATGACAGGAACAGCTTTTCTTCGATAGTCCGACATCCCGATACCTTGTTTTCCGCACATACGCACGCACGCTCCACGCACGTACGAGATCTACCCCCCGCTCACCCTCTCCCATGTGAACTTTCCCTTCACAACAACTTCAGCCAACGGTTTCCTGTCGTTTGGTTGCTCATTCTCCTTCACCTCGGGCGGCAGAGCGTCCCGGTTGCCGTAAGCGCCGATGGCAATGGCGGCCATGGCTTCGTACTGATCTTCCGGTACGTTGAGCAGTTCGTAGGCCCTTTGCTGGCTGAACCCCGCCATGCCGTGGGCGTAAAGACCCAGCATCCTGGCCTGAAAGGCCAGGGACACCCAGGCGGCCCCGCAGTCCTGCCCCGCCCACCGGTTGGGCCGGCCGTTGTGAGCGAAGGTGCGCCGGGCAAAGAGGACGGCCAGGACAGGGGCGTTTCGGGCCCACTGCTGATTTTTCTCCACGAGGATCTCGAGAAACGTTTCCCTCTCCTGGTCAGAGGTCCCGTAGACGAACATCCACGGCTGGTCGTTAAAGCACGATGGCGCCCATCGGGCGGCTTCGAAAAGTGTGGCGATGTCCTCTTCCGGGATCGGGGTGGGATCGAAGGCCCTGGGTGACCACCGGTCCAGGAACATGGGGTTCACCGCTGCGTCGGGAACGCGGTTGTTGGGAACGAGCTTGCCTTTATCTTCGCCCATAAACGACCTCAGCTGCTCAAAACCCAGATTAGAAAACCTGAAAGCCTGAACGCAGAGGGCCGCCCTTCGGCAGGCTCAGGGCAGGCGGGAACGCCGTCTCACAGGCGTTGCCGCAGGGGGCCGCTGTTAATTCCCAAAATCAAGTTTGATGACTTCGCAAAAAGTCATCAATGCGCCCCGCGCGGGGCGCCCAAATCAATGACTCACTCCGTAAGTCATTGATTTATAAGGAAAGGGAAAACGACGCTTTTCCCTTTCCGTGGAGCGAAAAGTCCCGGATTGGACTTTTTGCGACTCTATCAAGTTTAGGTCAAACTGCGGTTCTCTGCGATCGTGCCATGGCTGGCACTCCTGCGTAACTCTGCGTTATGTCTTTTATCTCTTTTACAGGACCCATGTTTTTCTTCTGAATTCTGGCTACTGCTCTTTTATTCTGCTAACATATTCTCACGTATACCCGACGGTCGTCCAGAAGTACACTCTCAAGCATGAGGGGTGGAAAAATTGCTCTTCCATGACCCTCTATTTTGGAGCATTTGAAGAGAAGGCCAAGGACTACACCCTCTTCATGGTTAAAAGGACCCGGCCCCGCCCGCCCGCCGCAACGGACTTCAAGGAGGTCTTCAACTCGCTGGCAAAAGATATGGATGAGGACACGAAGACCAGCCACACGGTTGACCAGGGCCGGATCCAGTCCTTCAACGAACAGTTTCACAGCTACTACCTCCCCGCACTGGTGGGGACGTGGGAGGCGAAAGATACCCTTGTGTTCGTAATGGTCGCCAACTCCCCCGACGGCCCCCTGCCTCCCGAAGAGGTCTTCGTCTCCAAGCCCGCCTTAAAACGCTATCTGGAAATCTGCAAGACGCTCTGATCTCGAATTTCAAGAAAACCCGGGACAGGGATGAAGGGGATAAAATCCAGTCTCAACGTTCCATGCCGGTCGGCCGAGGGCCGCATCACAGGGTGACACAGGGTAAAGTCAGGAATTTATCCCCTCACTCTTAATGGGTGCCCTCTGTGTGCCCTGTGTTCCATTAATAGCCGTGCTGGTCCTGGCTTGGCTCAGTTCTCACCCCCACTCTCCCCATCACCCCCTCGCCCACTCGGTGTGATCGGAACGATCACGCCCTTTTCCCCATCCCACAGCGCCGAGGCCTCACCCGGGTCGATCCCCTTCACCAGGGGATCGAAGATCCTCTGGCCTTCCAGCCCGGTTATGGGTTGGGGGGAGAAGTTCACCTCGTAATTGTCAACAAGCAGAGGGTAGACCTCAAGGAGAGAGCAGCGGCCGTCCTCTTCGAACCGGGCCACTGCCATGAGCCCGACCCTGGAACGTCTGCTGTAGGAGCCGAAGGAGAAGTTGCCCAGGCTGTAAAGGATGGGGACACCACGATACACTTCAATGGGCTGGGGGATGTGGGGATGGTGACCCACCACGAGGGCGGCGCCGTTTTCAATGGCAAGGCGGGCCAGGTTGACCTGGTACTCCTTGGGCTCGGTCATGAGCTCCGCGCCCCAGTGAAAGGAAGCTACCACCGGCTTTCCGTTGGTCTGGATGGTTCGGTCCACAGCTCTGCCCACCGGGCCGGGGGCGCCGAAAAAGGTTCCCGGTCGGTTTTTTCGAGCCCAGTACCTGTCCGGGAAGGTGTTGGAAAAGGAGAGGAGGGATACTTTGAGCCCCCCTAACTCCAGAACCGCCGGCGCTGCCGCTTGCCCCACATTCCGCCCAGCTCCGGCGTGGGCAATGCCGGCCCGATCCAGGTTTTCCATGGTGTCGTAAAGGGCCTCGACTCCGAAATCCAGGATGTGGTTATTAGCCAGCCACACCGCCTTGACCTTTTCCTGAATCATGGCTTCGGCTGTTTTGGGGGAACCCCGAAAGGTGTAGGTTTTGCCTTTCACAGCCTTTCCCCGGGCGGACAGGGGGGTTTCCAGGTTGAGGATAAGGGCGTCTACATTAGATATGATGGGTCGTACACCATCGAAGAGGCGCCCATACCCGTGCCTGGCGATAACCGGGTCGGCGCTGCCCGCCGGAAGGAAGTCTCCCACAAAAGCGATCCGGGTCTGACCATCGGCGATGGCGGTTTCCGGATATAAGGTGGGCAGAAGGGTAAAGCACAGAATAATTAAAGTAAAAAACCGTTGCATGGCGGGAAGTTAGCACGAGACCTTGGGTTTGACAACCTTTCGCTCATGGTGCTATGTAGGAAAGCTTTTCAAGAATGTGGAAGTGGGAATATGGAATATGGAAGGAAAGCACAGATAGCTTTAATTCGGCCTTCCCTATACCATATCCACTATTCGGATTCTTTTAATAAAGAGGAATAAATGACCAAAGACCAGGGAATAAAAAAGTAAATAGGAAGCGCGCCTTTATTCCACCTTCGCTATTCCCTATTCACTCTTCGAGGTTCTTTATGCTCGACATGCGGTTCATAAGGGAAAACCTGGATTTCGTCACTGAGCGCCTGTCTACGCGAGGCGATCAGGTGAACCTTGCTGTTTTCCGGAAGCTCGATGACCTGAGGCGTTCCCTTCTCCTTGAGGTGGAAGGGATGAAGGCCCGGCGCAACTCCGAGTCTGCAGAGATAGGGAAGCTGAAAAAGCAGGGCCTTGATACCGGTGAACGCCAGGAAGCTGTAAGGTCTTTGGGCGAGGAAATAAAGGCTGTCGACGACAAAGCAAAAGATGTGATCCAGCACCTGAACAACCTGCTGCTCACCTTCCCTAACATCCCTCACGAAAGCGTTCCGGTGGGAACGGACGAGAAGGACAATGAGCTTGTAAGGGAGTGGGGTAAGAAGCCGATGCTGGATTTTGAGCCCCTTGCCCACTGGGACCTTGGTGAGATGCTTGGTATCATCGATCTCCCCCGGGCGGCGAAAATAGCGGGGGCCCGATTTTCCCTTCTCACGGGAGCCGGAGCACGGCTGGAACGGGCGCTGATCAACTTCATGCTGGACCTGCACACCGGCGAGCATGGCTACAGGGAGGTCCTGACACCTTTCATGGTGCAGCCTCCCAGCATGTTGGCCACCGGACAACTTCCTAAATTCGCGGATGATCTTTTCAGTGTTGAGGGTGGAGAGTACTATCTAGTCCCCACGGCCGAGGTCCCTGTGACAAACATTCACCGGGAAGAGATCCTCAATGAGTCGGATCTGCCGATCTACTATGCGGCTTATAGCCCATGTTTCAGACGTGAAGCCGGTTCCCATGGCAAAGACACCAGGGGCATCATCAGGCTTCACCAGTTCAACAAGGTGGAGCTCGTAAAGTTCACCCGTCCGGAGGATTCCTACGACGAACTGGAAGCCCTCACGCGTAACGCAGAGGAGGTTCTCCGGAGGCTGGGGCTTCACTACCGCGTTGTGAACCTCGCGACCGGTGACCTGGGGTTTTCCGCGGCCAAGACTTACGATCTCGAAGTGTGGCTGCCGGGCCAGGAGGCTTACCGGGAGATCTCCTCGTGCAGTAACTTCGAGGACTTCCAGGCCAGGCGTGCACAGATCCGCTTCAGGCCCACCGAGGGAAAAGGCATCAGTTTCGTTCACACCATCAATGGGTCCGGGTTGGCCGTGGGCAGATGTCTTGTGGCGATCCTGGAGAATTACCAGCAGGCGGATGGGACGATTGTGGTACCGGAAGTGCTGCGACCGTATATGGGGGGACTTGAAATTATCACCCGAAACGACTAAACCTGCCGGGTGATAAAGTAACGAAGTATCGGCGTACCGGAGTATCGGTGAAAACCCCGATACACCCATACCCCGAAACCCAGACACAAATCAATTTCTGAGGACCATCGAGGTACTCAGAAATTGCGGAGGAGTGGCCGAGTGGTCGAAGGCGGCGGTCTTGAAAACCGTTGTGGGGTAACTCACCGGGGGTTCGAATCCCTCCTCCTCCGCCAGCCTTCGCTTTCTGTCGAAAGCTACGGCTCGGCACGCCACTAAAGACAGAAAGAGAAGGCTGCCGCGGCGAAGTTCATTGAACGAAGACGGGCCGCTCCCTGGTATAAGGGGCAAGGTTCAACCGTGGCAGGCCAAAGTTAGATAGCCGAATGACACGAGTCACGCCGCTGGCGTGATCAAGTCGTCCCGCCTGTCCCGAGCTTGTCGAGGGAAGCAAGTCACAATTTGCCCGGATGGCGCGCCGAGGGGCTTTGGATGACCGTCCCAGAACCAACACTGGATTGAAAGAAATGGCGGGAGACCAAAGACCAAAGCCCAATGCCCAAAGTGGATAATTCCAGTGAAAATGGAGATGATCGGTTCCCTTTCTTTGGCCTTTGGTCCTTGGGCATTGGATCAAGGCAGCCGTGAGGCTGCCTTGCCTCTTGACGTTTCAGACAAGTATGGCTAATTTGTAACTCTTGTTCCTTGAAGTAGAGGTTCGGCTGCAGTTTTAACAGAGAAACGTCCAACTCTGCACTCTGCACCCTGCACTTTACACTGTTTTGCTGGAGAGATGGCCGAGTCGGCTGAAGGCGCTCGCCTGCTAAGCGAGTATATGCCCAAAAGGCGTATCGAGGGTTCGAATCCCTCTCTCTCCGCCATTTATTTTCCCCGCTGGAGAAAATAAATGCTGACAATATTAGACACAATTTTTTCTTGAAAAAATTATGGGGAGAGATGGCCGAGCGGTTGAAGGCGGTAGCCTCGAAAGCTATTGTTCGCATCGCGGACCGGGGGTTCGAATCCCTCTCTCTCCGCCACTCGAAATCCACATAGCAAAAGAGATTGCAGTAAAGAAAATATGTAACAACCTTTGAAATTATAAGTAAAAGAACAGTACCTTTATTGAGAAAGAGCCGAAGTTTCAGCAAGTCCACTAATGTGGAGATATCTAGCCGCTTGAAGCGGTATATATCGCGCATGTAGAACGGAGGAAATAATGCTTCACAATGTAAGAAAGTCACTTGTTCTGATGGTCATCCTGGTCCTGGCGCTTGCAGTTGCCATAGGGTGCCAGAAAAAAACCGAGGAAATTCCACTTGATATGCCGGAAGAAACATCGGGTGAGGTTCCCATGCCGGCCGTGCCCTCCAAGATCATGGTTCCCGAGGAGATAGCTGCCAAGTGGAAAGCGGTGGTTCTCGAGGTTACCGACAAGGATACCAGCGAGCGTTCAGACTACACCATGAATATTGGTGAGACTGCTCCCCTCGGCAGCACCGGATTAAAGATTTTCGTAGAGGCGTTCCTTCCCAGCTTCCAGATGGCCGGCGAAGTGTTCACCTCATCA from the bacterium genome contains:
- a CDS encoding UvrD-helicase domain-containing protein; its protein translation is MGTSKDNARRLPDAMQRANIEESLDTNFLVEAAAGTGKTTSMVRRMAALIGSGKAKAANIAAVTFTRKAASELKSRFVLQLESALAEATEAGDMQRAGLLAAGIEESGRCFVGTIHSFCARLLRERPVEAGIDPEFAEMDEVQDARLRRLAFDEHMSGSLTAADQEHILKSGLAPGELFGFFETVSGHPDVKRWPAPDPEPPDLTRAFAALTDYLRHIDTLFEHLPEDHGSDTLIPAMGRLRRMVRNAGDLAAPLTMFHVFKVFDRKVTPRHKFYPEGKEQALAEAARWVEFSASWALPAVKRFMEYRYAVAVHTVLPAIVSYRRMRHLEGALNYEDLLLRAAMLLRDNPEVRRFFQSRYQRLLVDEFQDTDPVQAEVMLLLTSTDLQEKDWKRCTPGPGSLFVVGDPKQSIYRFRRADIMIYNEVRRIITGGGKGEKLELSANFRSRPELLDWVNRVFALRFPITETDEAPRYVELRSGRDFAVAPDLHGIRTLPIPATCTNKQLIMEYETQRIARTIRDLVDTGATVTGKDGHPRPCAFGDFMVVTMKREHLSPFSSALDRFSIPHQITGGSALGAVVQLNELYLVVRAAARPHDPVAMVAVLRSNLFGVADADLLDYRLAGGEFRWDRPVPRDLSRRQIDLLTDVCERLRRYAFWLSSLAPVPALERITEDLGLTGMAAAFDDGDLRAGSLYKAMEILRGAWAQRSTLDHVIETLHRLVTGEEEHDGIAARPEPASFVRVMNLHKVKGLEAPVVFLATPAGTWNTAPSLHIVRTGDPDGGEVVGYTEVVGPDLGWGRPAPVALAPGWSETWAPRETAFLEAELTRLLYVAATRAGSMLVVSHMEGMGGSHPWTAFNDYLADALPLDDPEDLEPPALLEAALGPDDDGDPSVYTGKWTVLKAKTWDKEFPSRLAARTSGVQGTPSGEHGTEWGTVIHKLLEAAGDKATADDPGTLKNLAVSFLLDAELSADHADEAVRTIQSVTASDIWAKAGSAKQVLREVPYTRLKKDKPRGPVLESGVMDLVFEEEDGWVIVDYKTGAKDLEKYRPQLEAYKEAWESFGIGRVKETGIYFVDHEEYLIL
- a CDS encoding PD-(D/E)XK nuclease family protein, whose amino-acid sequence is MAEFTPNIFITNLAAVCREHLLAEKWLLAPNLRVGNQWIDQVARSGQPAVNLRVLPFRSLVLELSGAEAGKLLSGRGCEILVSRVLLDLRERGPRYFTTIEPYPSLIRILASSVGDLRAAGISGKDLLDTDTRSSPKMEELADLLGGYEAGLTAGGFVDHGGLLTEVTKHLQSGKMSWPEERLLLVPDNLEPGKPEGKLLDLLPAVTIKGLKPEKPSKNTALTDLDRLAWMDLPGEAPPSTGDGTLEILGCAGEVNEIRLALRRCLSKGLRLDTVEVLYTDRTTYLPLLFEVLSRHFGIETGDLDSLPATFSEGIPVCYSRPGRAFGAWALWAMEGYPVHGLAGMIREGLLSLDGVSTQDVRAKAADLLTGLTAGPETGGTLEALKNAIVLREERFRDRLPDIGARYDENGEERSGRLKDGSVLPALAKLIEILQGCTPGPEDALPAVLDAALAFLGKAVRTAGELDEYAKTALVQDVGDARRLIEELGHTPGGVPFGWITSLIAQVRVAGSGPRPGRIHAAPLSDGGHSGRPHIIVVGLDDSRFPGSDRQEPVLLDREREGLSELLRLSGEDLSRREGLLAQLAARVTGILTLTCSLRDLLDDRETWPAAPLVKAFRILKDPLADQEDLLAHLSPPAGFIDPANPVTLDAAEWWTERFTAPESIPDAMGAFTGRFPHMVGGLAAASGRRSGALTPWDGLVGSLPPELDILSSSGPPASANRLQALGSCPLRYFFRYILDIEKVDEEPPQPGQWLTPSDRGSVLHDLFHIYIARLIKNRLTPDFERDHGELEEILDGLLSEHEKTAPPPSNHVRDHERAQMAESARIFLREEDLFTAEHEPLYAEASIGLPSTDLPTELDHPEPVAVALDAHRRIRVRGRIDRIDRRRSDGRFVITDYKSGGSGWYTDKDRFHEGRLVQHLLYILMVEARLKETLALAPQVAAFRFLFPTSAAQGEAVLLARDELTDRMDVLHSLCDLAGSGCFTPTDHSNDCRWCDYTLICGDTVFQAKGIARKLDGDDERLDPLRKLRGYI
- a CDS encoding CapA family protein, which gives rise to MQRFFTLIILCFTLLPTLYPETAIADGQTRIAFVGDFLPAGSADPVIARHGYGRLFDGVRPIISNVDALILNLETPLSARGKAVKGKTYTFRGSPKTAEAMIQEKVKAVWLANNHILDFGVEALYDTMENLDRAGIAHAGAGRNVGQAAAPAVLELGGLKVSLLSFSNTFPDRYWARKNRPGTFFGAPGPVGRAVDRTIQTNGKPVVASFHWGAELMTEPKEYQVNLARLAIENGAALVVGHHPHIPQPIEVYRGVPILYSLGNFSFGSYSRRSRVGLMAVARFEEDGRCSLLEVYPLLVDNYEVNFSPQPITGLEGQRIFDPLVKGIDPGEASALWDGEKGVIVPITPSGRGGDGESGGEN
- the serS gene encoding serine--tRNA ligase, which translates into the protein MLDMRFIRENLDFVTERLSTRGDQVNLAVFRKLDDLRRSLLLEVEGMKARRNSESAEIGKLKKQGLDTGERQEAVRSLGEEIKAVDDKAKDVIQHLNNLLLTFPNIPHESVPVGTDEKDNELVREWGKKPMLDFEPLAHWDLGEMLGIIDLPRAAKIAGARFSLLTGAGARLERALINFMLDLHTGEHGYREVLTPFMVQPPSMLATGQLPKFADDLFSVEGGEYYLVPTAEVPVTNIHREEILNESDLPIYYAAYSPCFRREAGSHGKDTRGIIRLHQFNKVELVKFTRPEDSYDELEALTRNAEEVLRRLGLHYRVVNLATGDLGFSAAKTYDLEVWLPGQEAYREISSCSNFEDFQARRAQIRFRPTEGKGISFVHTINGSGLAVGRCLVAILENYQQADGTIVVPEVLRPYMGGLEIITRND
- a CDS encoding nitroreductase family protein, which encodes MGEDKGKLVPNNRVPDAAVNPMFLDRWSPRAFDPTPIPEEDIATLFEAARWAPSCFNDQPWMFVYGTSDQERETFLEILVEKNQQWARNAPVLAVLFARRTFAHNGRPNRWAGQDCGAAWVSLAFQARMLGLYAHGMAGFSQQRAYELLNVPEDQYEAMAAIAIGAYGNRDALPPEVKENEQPNDRKPLAEVVVKGKFTWERVSGG
- a CDS encoding DUF2155 domain-containing protein, producing MLHNVRKSLVLMVILVLALAVAIGCQKKTEEIPLDMPEETSGEVPMPAVPSKIMVPEEIAAKWKAVVLEVTDKDTSERSDYTMNIGETAPLGSTGLKIFVEAFLPSFQMAGEVFTSSSPDLNNPAAKIKITDEAGAELFNRWLFSLYPATHPFDHPRFAITLKDYVANE